One part of the Paracoccus sp. MBLB3053 genome encodes these proteins:
- a CDS encoding carbohydrate ABC transporter permease — MQKIQNNKAWFLVLPVLVLVAFSAVIPLMTVVNYAFNDTFGNNAFFWAGLEWFDEMIHSDRLHAALGRQALFSAIILAIEVPLGIFVALNMPKKGFWSSLVLVLMALPLLIPFNVVGTIWQIFGRVDIGLLGHTLEAIGLDYNYVNDPLDAWLTVIVMDVWHWTSLVALLCYAGLQSIPQAYYQAAKIDQASRWAVFRYIELPKMKGVLLIAVLLRFMDSFMIYTEPFVVTGGGPGNSTTFLSIDLVKMAVGQFDLGPAAAFSLMYFLVILLVSWVFYTVMTNMDKAEAGQ; from the coding sequence ATGCAGAAGATCCAGAACAACAAGGCCTGGTTTCTCGTCCTTCCGGTGCTGGTGCTGGTTGCGTTCTCGGCGGTCATTCCGCTGATGACGGTCGTGAACTACGCCTTCAACGACACGTTCGGGAACAACGCCTTTTTCTGGGCCGGTCTTGAATGGTTCGACGAGATGATCCATTCCGACCGGCTGCACGCGGCGCTTGGGCGGCAGGCGCTGTTTTCCGCGATCATCCTCGCGATCGAGGTGCCTTTGGGCATTTTCGTCGCGCTGAACATGCCCAAGAAGGGCTTCTGGTCCAGTCTCGTGCTGGTCCTGATGGCGCTGCCCTTGCTTATCCCCTTCAACGTCGTCGGCACGATCTGGCAGATTTTCGGCCGCGTGGACATTGGTCTGCTGGGCCATACGCTTGAGGCCATCGGGCTTGACTACAATTACGTCAACGATCCGCTCGATGCCTGGCTCACGGTCATCGTCATGGACGTCTGGCATTGGACCAGCCTTGTCGCGCTGCTTTGCTATGCGGGTCTTCAGTCAATCCCGCAGGCCTATTACCAGGCCGCCAAGATCGACCAGGCCAGCCGCTGGGCCGTCTTTCGCTATATCGAGCTGCCCAAGATGAAGGGTGTGCTGCTGATCGCCGTGCTGCTGCGCTTCATGGACAGCTTCATGATCTATACCGAACCATTTGTCGTCACCGGCGGGGGGCCGGGCAACTCGACCACCTTCCTGTCGATCGACCTCGTGAAGATGGCGGTGGGGCAATTCGACCTGGGTCCGGCGGCGGCCTTCAGCCTGATGTATTTCCTGGTCATCCTGCTGGTCAGCTGGGTCTTTTACACCGTCATGACCAACATGGACAAAGCGGAGGCCGGGCAATGA
- a CDS encoding ABC transporter ATP-binding protein, producing the protein MAQITLKNLAHSYNANPQSESDYALKEMNHVWQDGGAYALLGSSGCGKTTLLNIISGLLRPSQGRILFGDADVTDAPTTERNIAQVFQFPVVYDTMTVRDNLAFPLRNRGKDAAYIAARVEEIAQMIGMEAMLSRKAQGLTADAKQKISLGRGMVREDVNAILFDEPLTVIDPHMKWELRTQLKQLHRQFGHTMIYVTHDQTEALTFADKVVVMYDGRVVQMGTPEELFDAPAHSFVGYFIGSPGMNFIDAQVEGRHARLAGGAVVDLGAEFGAVAGRQQIGIRPEHVVLTERDGLPLKIRRVEDVGRHRIIRGEVAGTEFNVVVPEGVALPQGQPHVSFAPGKTGVYADDWRVSPKSLERAA; encoded by the coding sequence ATGGCACAGATCACGCTCAAGAACCTTGCCCACAGCTACAATGCGAACCCGCAATCCGAGTCGGATTACGCGCTGAAGGAAATGAACCATGTCTGGCAGGACGGCGGCGCCTATGCGCTGCTCGGTTCCTCGGGCTGTGGCAAGACGACGCTTCTGAACATCATCTCGGGGCTTTTGCGCCCCAGCCAGGGGCGCATCCTGTTCGGGGACGCGGACGTGACCGACGCCCCGACGACAGAGCGCAATATCGCCCAGGTGTTCCAGTTCCCGGTCGTCTACGACACCATGACGGTACGCGATAACCTGGCGTTTCCTCTGCGCAACCGCGGCAAGGATGCGGCCTATATCGCGGCTCGCGTCGAGGAGATCGCGCAGATGATCGGCATGGAGGCGATGCTGTCGCGCAAGGCGCAGGGTCTGACGGCCGATGCAAAGCAGAAGATCAGTCTTGGCCGAGGCATGGTGCGCGAGGATGTGAACGCGATCCTTTTCGATGAGCCGCTGACCGTCATCGACCCACATATGAAATGGGAGCTGCGCACCCAACTCAAGCAGCTGCACCGCCAGTTCGGCCACACGATGATCTATGTCACCCATGACCAGACCGAGGCGCTGACCTTCGCCGACAAGGTCGTCGTCATGTATGATGGCCGCGTTGTCCAGATGGGCACGCCCGAGGAACTGTTCGATGCGCCGGCCCACAGCTTCGTCGGCTATTTCATCGGCTCGCCGGGGATGAATTTCATCGACGCGCAGGTCGAAGGGCGTCACGCCAGGCTGGCCGGCGGCGCGGTTGTCGATCTCGGTGCCGAATTCGGCGCTGTCGCGGGGCGCCAGCAGATCGGCATCCGACCGGAGCACGTCGTCCTGACCGAACGTGACGGCCTTCCCCTGAAGATCCGCCGCGTCGAGGATGTCGGGCGCCACCGTATCATAAGGGGAGAAGTGGCGGGCACCGAGTTCAATGTCGTCGTGCCCGAGGGTGTCGCGCTGCCTCAGGGCCAGCCCCATGTCAGCTTCGCCCCCGGAAAAACCGGCGTCTACGCGGATGATTGGCGCGTGAGCCCGAAATCTCTGGAAAGGGCCGCCTGA
- a CDS encoding ABC transporter ATP-binding protein has protein sequence MTLELKAVSRRVGGKTHIYPTSLTLQNGTMNVLLGPTLSGKTSLMRLMAGLDQPSSGRVFWNGEDVTGRRVQDRGVAMVYQQFINYPGLTVYENIASPLRILGRAKDEIDNKVRETAEMLHLTPMLARKPLELSGGQQQRCALARALVKGAGLVLLDEPLANLDYKLREELRVEIPRIFEASGAIFVYATTEPEEALLLGGNTATMWEGRVTQFGPTPRVYREPVDAITARVFSDPPMNFTPVRKGSARLSFGEGVPAPAEGAFAVADGDYLAGFRANHLSMDRHVPDALEFRCKVLVTEITGAQSFIHVAHGEESWIALVEGVHDMARGQEISLWLDPRHVYLFDGDGRLAARAAYANAA, from the coding sequence ATGACGCTGGAGTTGAAAGCGGTGTCACGAAGGGTTGGGGGAAAGACGCACATCTACCCCACCAGCCTGACATTGCAGAATGGCACGATGAACGTGCTGCTGGGGCCGACCCTTTCGGGCAAGACGAGCCTGATGCGGCTGATGGCGGGGCTGGACCAGCCGTCCTCGGGGCGTGTCTTCTGGAATGGTGAGGATGTGACCGGAAGGCGAGTGCAGGACCGCGGTGTCGCCATGGTTTATCAGCAGTTCATCAATTATCCCGGCCTGACGGTCTACGAAAACATCGCTTCGCCCCTGCGCATTCTCGGCCGGGCCAAGGACGAGATCGACAACAAGGTGCGCGAGACTGCCGAGATGCTGCACCTGACGCCGATGCTTGCCCGCAAGCCGCTGGAACTGTCGGGCGGGCAGCAGCAACGCTGCGCGCTGGCGCGGGCCCTGGTCAAGGGCGCGGGCCTCGTGCTTCTGGACGAGCCGCTGGCCAATCTCGACTACAAGCTGCGCGAGGAATTGCGCGTCGAGATCCCCCGCATTTTCGAGGCCTCGGGCGCGATCTTCGTCTATGCCACGACCGAACCCGAAGAGGCGCTGCTTCTTGGCGGCAATACGGCGACAATGTGGGAAGGTCGGGTGACGCAATTCGGCCCGACGCCGCGTGTCTATCGCGAACCGGTCGATGCGATCACCGCCCGCGTCTTCAGCGATCCGCCGATGAATTTCACCCCCGTCCGCAAGGGCAGTGCGAGACTGAGCTTTGGCGAGGGCGTCCCAGCCCCGGCCGAAGGCGCATTCGCGGTCGCGGATGGCGACTATCTGGCGGGCTTCCGTGCCAACCATCTGTCGATGGACCGGCATGTTCCGGATGCGCTGGAGTTTCGCTGCAAGGTGCTGGTGACCGAAATCACCGGCGCGCAGAGCTTCATCCATGTCGCGCATGGCGAGGAAAGCTGGATCGCGCTGGTCGAGGGCGTGCATGACATGGCGCGAGGGCAGGAGATCTCGCTCTGGCTCGATCCGCGGCATGTCTACCTGTTCGACGGCGACGGGCGGTTGGCCGCCCGCGCTGCCTATGCGAATGCAGCCTGA
- the glpD gene encoding glycerol-3-phosphate dehydrogenase, whose amino-acid sequence MSNKAGSVSDLFIIGGGINGCGIARDAVGRGLSVTLAEMGDLAQATSSASTKLFHGGLRYLEFFEFRLVREALEERETLLEAMPHISWPMRFVLPYSPDMRFESDTPTSRLLGVAMPWMRGRRPAWLIRLGLFLYDNLGGRKILPGTRRLDLVADPLGQPLRPGFRLGWEYSDCWVQDARLVVLNARDAEARGARVLTRTRVTRAERAEGMWQISTEGPEGPRSFQARALVNASGPWVEDVVRNVAHISTSEGVRLVRGSHIVVPRLYDHDRCYFFQGTDGRIIFAIPFEQEFTLIGTTDMDHKGPPGEARCTNEERDYLCAFASRYFAAAVTPDQVVWTYSGVRPLYNDGAKSATAATRDYVLSLNEDGAPLLNVFGGKITTYRRLAESAMAKLVPHFPQAGSAWTARVPLPGGDFPVEGVAELSARIARTYPFLAPAEVQRLLRTHGTETFEILGEAQSREELGRDFGAGLSEAEVRWFQSREYARTAEDIVWRRTKLGLKMTDEQIDGLARWLADQAADAAE is encoded by the coding sequence GTGTCAAACAAGGCGGGATCGGTCAGCGATCTTTTCATCATTGGTGGCGGGATAAACGGCTGCGGGATCGCGCGCGATGCGGTCGGGCGCGGGCTTTCCGTGACTTTGGCCGAAATGGGCGATCTGGCGCAGGCCACATCGTCGGCCTCGACCAAGCTGTTCCACGGCGGGCTGCGCTATCTTGAGTTCTTCGAGTTTCGCCTTGTCCGCGAAGCCCTTGAGGAACGCGAGACATTGCTCGAGGCCATGCCCCATATCAGCTGGCCCATGCGCTTCGTTCTGCCCTATTCGCCGGACATGCGCTTTGAAAGCGACACGCCGACATCCCGCTTGCTTGGGGTCGCGATGCCGTGGATGCGGGGGCGTCGCCCGGCTTGGCTGATCCGGCTGGGCCTGTTTCTTTACGACAACCTGGGCGGGCGGAAGATCCTTCCGGGAACGCGCCGTCTCGATCTCGTGGCGGACCCGCTAGGTCAGCCGCTCAGGCCGGGTTTTCGTCTTGGCTGGGAATATTCCGATTGCTGGGTGCAGGATGCGCGGCTGGTTGTTCTCAATGCGCGCGATGCCGAGGCGCGTGGGGCGCGGGTCCTGACCCGGACCCGTGTCACCCGAGCCGAACGGGCAGAGGGCATGTGGCAGATCTCCACGGAGGGCCCCGAGGGTCCCAGAAGCTTTCAGGCTCGCGCGCTCGTCAATGCGTCGGGCCCATGGGTCGAAGACGTTGTTCGAAATGTTGCCCATATCTCGACGTCCGAGGGCGTTCGGCTGGTGCGGGGCAGCCACATCGTCGTGCCACGGCTGTATGACCATGACCGCTGCTATTTCTTCCAGGGGACGGATGGCAGGATCATCTTTGCCATCCCCTTCGAACAGGAATTCACCCTGATCGGCACCACCGACATGGATCACAAGGGACCTCCGGGAGAGGCTCGCTGCACGAACGAAGAGCGCGACTACCTTTGTGCCTTCGCGAGCCGATATTTCGCCGCGGCCGTCACGCCCGATCAGGTGGTCTGGACCTATTCCGGGGTGCGGCCGCTTTACAACGACGGCGCGAAATCGGCGACCGCAGCCACGCGGGACTATGTGCTCAGCCTGAACGAGGATGGCGCGCCGCTTCTGAACGTCTTCGGTGGAAAGATCACGACATATCGACGGCTTGCGGAAAGCGCCATGGCGAAGCTCGTGCCGCATTTTCCGCAGGCAGGCTCGGCCTGGACGGCGCGTGTCCCGCTGCCTGGCGGCGACTTCCCGGTCGAGGGTGTGGCCGAGCTTTCGGCGCGCATCGCCCGGACCTATCCGTTTCTTGCACCCGCAGAAGTCCAGCGACTGCTGCGCACCCATGGCACCGAAACCTTCGAGATCCTGGGCGAGGCGCAAAGCCGCGAGGAGCTGGGTCGCGATTTCGGTGCGGGGCTGAGCGAAGCCGAGGTTCGCTGGTTCCAGTCTCGCGAATACGCCCGCACCGCCGAGGATATCGTCTGGCGGCGCACCAAGCTGGGTTTGAAGATGACGGACGAACAGATCGATGGGCTGGCCCGATGGCTTGCCGATCAGGCCGCCGACGCGGCCGAATGA
- a CDS encoding DeoR/GlpR family DNA-binding transcription regulator, which produces MALSIRQGEILELARTEGRVLVEDLALRFEVTLQTIRRDLGEMAEAGLLDRVHGGAVPRAGTVNLGYEARRRMNAEAKAAIAAACAADIPDNCSLILNLGTTTEAVAQALIHHSNITVVTNNMNVANILLANPGCEIMVAGGALRRSDGGLVGELTTQFFEQFKVDYAVIGTSALDLDGDLLDFDLAEVRVSRAILRQARKSFLVTDHSKLGRPAPARIASLSEIDTVFTDRPLPRELTSLCAEWKTDLKICPPTS; this is translated from the coding sequence GTGGCATTGAGCATCCGACAAGGCGAAATACTCGAACTGGCGCGGACCGAAGGTCGCGTCCTGGTCGAGGATCTTGCCCTGCGCTTCGAGGTGACACTGCAAACCATTCGCCGCGATCTGGGCGAAATGGCCGAAGCCGGCCTTCTTGATCGTGTGCATGGCGGCGCCGTACCCCGTGCGGGAACGGTCAATCTGGGCTACGAGGCGCGGCGGCGCATGAATGCGGAAGCCAAGGCTGCTATCGCCGCTGCGTGTGCTGCCGACATCCCGGACAATTGCAGCCTGATCCTGAACCTGGGCACGACAACCGAAGCGGTCGCCCAGGCCCTGATCCATCATTCGAATATCACGGTCGTCACCAACAACATGAACGTGGCCAATATCCTGCTTGCCAATCCAGGCTGCGAGATCATGGTCGCGGGGGGGGCGTTGCGCCGCTCGGATGGCGGTCTGGTAGGGGAACTGACGACGCAGTTCTTCGAACAGTTCAAGGTCGACTATGCGGTCATCGGAACTTCTGCGCTGGATCTCGACGGCGACCTGCTGGATTTCGATCTGGCCGAGGTGCGGGTCAGCCGCGCGATCCTGCGTCAGGCGAGGAAAAGCTTTCTCGTCACCGATCACTCGAAGCTGGGACGACCAGCGCCGGCGCGGATCGCCAGCCTGTCCGAGATCGATACAGTCTTCACCGATCGTCCCTTGCCGCGCGAACTGACAAGTCTCTGCGCGGAGTGGAAAACTGATCTGAAGATATGCCCCCCGACATCGTAG
- a CDS encoding coiled-coil domain-containing protein produces MEGAAPDPERGHVDWSAVLAGALIALGAAVVLTTLAAGLALAALPLGDVAGIRPVWAILAALALVVSLLGPYFLGGYIAGRMRRRSVASPQRETAMRDGVGGLAVWAIGLILSLLLAAGLVGGAVRGLANSVEAVLVEAGAAVDAVIERAGGVGGAIEDLAGKAREALPGTPELPSPQDALPESLQSGAIDYIVDRLLRPDERQSIPQIQREEIAEFRRQVAAILFQVVRSGDISSEDEGFLRRRLSELTGLAQETASARIEDAVARARDIRAEAAAKVENAKARADQLRGEAEERIAQAKEKAASLVATLRLAAVFASLLLVVSACLAAGAAWFGAIRGGRVRDRIAAGL; encoded by the coding sequence ATGGAAGGAGCCGCACCGGACCCGGAACGCGGCCATGTGGACTGGAGCGCGGTCCTGGCCGGTGCGCTGATCGCCCTTGGAGCGGCGGTCGTTTTGACAACTCTGGCGGCGGGGCTCGCCCTTGCAGCTTTGCCGCTTGGAGATGTTGCGGGGATAAGGCCCGTCTGGGCCATCCTTGCTGCGTTGGCATTGGTGGTGTCCCTGCTCGGTCCCTATTTTCTGGGTGGTTATATTGCCGGGCGAATGCGACGCCGTTCGGTTGCCAGCCCGCAGCGCGAAACGGCCATGCGGGACGGTGTGGGCGGGCTTGCCGTTTGGGCGATCGGTCTGATCCTTTCCCTTTTGCTTGCAGCCGGGCTGGTCGGGGGTGCGGTTCGTGGGCTCGCCAATTCGGTCGAAGCTGTCCTCGTAGAAGCTGGCGCCGCGGTCGATGCTGTGATCGAAAGGGCGGGGGGTGTCGGCGGGGCGATTGAAGATCTGGCCGGCAAGGCGCGCGAAGCGCTGCCAGGGACGCCGGAACTGCCCTCGCCTCAAGATGCACTGCCGGAAAGCCTTCAGTCGGGCGCGATCGACTATATTGTCGACCGCCTGCTGCGCCCTGACGAGAGGCAGTCCATCCCGCAGATCCAACGTGAGGAAATCGCCGAGTTTCGCCGACAAGTCGCCGCGATCCTGTTTCAAGTCGTGCGGAGCGGCGACATCAGCAGCGAAGACGAAGGTTTTCTCCGCCGTCGTCTGAGCGAATTGACCGGGCTTGCGCAAGAAACGGCTTCCGCCCGCATCGAGGATGCCGTTGCGCGCGCTCGGGACATCAGGGCCGAGGCCGCCGCGAAGGTGGAGAATGCAAAGGCGCGGGCTGACCAGTTGCGCGGCGAGGCCGAGGAAAGAATTGCTCAGGCCAAGGAAAAGGCGGCATCCCTTGTCGCCACGCTGCGACTGGCGGCGGTTTTCGCTTCACTTCTGTTGGTCGTCTCGGCCTGCCTCGCGGCAGGCGCGGCCTGGTTCGGCGCGATCCGTGGCGGTCGCGTCCGGGATCGGATCGCAGCAGGTCTTTGA
- a CDS encoding TetR/AcrR family transcriptional regulator — translation MSIAKKSETTRLNILQNGHRLVQKKGFAALGLQEILAASNVPKGSFYHYFASKEAFGVALLQDYIQDYAKKLEPLLAEGSGRERLMRYFTGWIADDRDVGQPGWAEDCLVVKLAAEVSDLSENMRHVLSDGADALVMRLAEVIREGRKDGSLGPGIKPTALAQTLYQMWLGAALLARLTRSPAPFEHALFATERLLDCDNDD, via the coding sequence ATGTCGATAGCGAAGAAATCCGAGACAACCCGGCTGAACATCCTGCAGAACGGCCATCGGCTGGTGCAAAAGAAGGGCTTCGCGGCGCTTGGCCTTCAGGAAATCCTGGCAGCATCAAATGTGCCGAAGGGCTCGTTCTATCACTATTTCGCGTCGAAAGAGGCTTTCGGCGTCGCACTTCTGCAAGACTATATTCAGGATTACGCCAAGAAGCTTGAGCCGCTGCTTGCAGAGGGCTCGGGGCGAGAACGCTTGATGCGCTACTTCACCGGCTGGATTGCCGATGACAGGGATGTCGGTCAGCCGGGCTGGGCCGAGGATTGCCTTGTGGTCAAGCTGGCGGCAGAGGTTTCGGACCTTTCCGAAAACATGCGCCATGTCCTGAGTGACGGAGCCGACGCGCTTGTCATGCGCCTTGCCGAGGTGATCCGCGAAGGACGCAAGGACGGCTCGCTCGGTCCGGGCATCAAGCCGACGGCGCTGGCCCAGACGCTATATCAGATGTGGCTCGGCGCGGCCCTGCTCGCGCGTCTGACGCGCAGCCCCGCGCCCTTCGAACATGCCCTTTTCGCGACCGAGCGCCTGCTTGATTGCGACAATGATGACTGA
- a CDS encoding zinc-binding dehydrogenase: MRSAIHSTFGEPAEVLSLGESPLPEPAEGQVRVRTILSPIHNHDLWTVRGNYGYKPELPAIGGSEAVGTVDALGAGVEGIAIGQRIAVAGVHGTWAEYFLAPAASLIPLPDAITDEQGAQIIAMPFSAITLIEFMGVEPGDWVIQNTANGAVGKAVAMLGAARGVNVISLVRRDAAISEMEALGIGHVISTETEGWQDRVREMTKGASIRAGVDSIGGKASGEMLGLLGEKALLVSFGNMTDGGMEISSGDLIFKQATVKGFWAAKVNETLPRADMARLMGELITQVAEGKLLLPVDGIYGLDQAREAVTASLTAGKSGKVLFRP, encoded by the coding sequence ATGCGCAGTGCCATTCATTCGACCTTCGGCGAGCCGGCCGAAGTGCTTTCTCTGGGCGAAAGCCCCCTTCCCGAGCCCGCCGAGGGGCAGGTTCGGGTCCGCACCATCCTTTCTCCGATCCACAATCACGACCTTTGGACCGTGCGCGGCAACTATGGCTACAAGCCTGAACTGCCCGCGATCGGCGGATCTGAAGCGGTCGGCACCGTCGACGCATTGGGAGCAGGCGTCGAGGGCATCGCCATCGGCCAGCGGATCGCAGTTGCGGGAGTCCATGGTACATGGGCCGAGTATTTCCTTGCACCGGCCGCCAGCCTGATCCCCCTGCCCGACGCCATCACGGATGAGCAAGGTGCCCAGATCATCGCCATGCCGTTCAGCGCGATCACTCTCATCGAGTTCATGGGAGTTGAGCCGGGCGACTGGGTGATCCAGAACACCGCGAACGGCGCCGTCGGCAAGGCTGTCGCGATGCTGGGCGCTGCACGAGGCGTCAACGTCATCAGCCTTGTGCGCCGTGACGCGGCCATCTCCGAGATGGAGGCACTCGGGATCGGCCATGTCATCTCGACCGAGACCGAAGGCTGGCAGGATCGTGTCCGCGAGATGACGAAGGGCGCATCGATCCGGGCAGGCGTAGATTCGATCGGCGGCAAGGCCAGCGGCGAGATGCTGGGCTTGCTGGGTGAGAAAGCTCTGCTCGTATCCTTCGGAAACATGACCGATGGCGGGATGGAGATTTCCTCCGGCGACCTGATCTTCAAGCAGGCGACCGTGAAGGGCTTCTGGGCCGCGAAGGTCAATGAGACGCTTCCGCGTGCCGACATGGCCCGACTGATGGGCGAACTGATTACCCAGGTCGCCGAAGGCAAGCTGCTGCTGCCAGTTGACGGGATCTACGGGCTGGACCAGGCCCGCGAGGCGGTGACGGCTTCGTTGACGGCAGGCAAATCCGGCAAGGTGCTGTTCCGGCCCTGA
- a CDS encoding pirin family protein has product MSWNPALEPGCPDEVSLDSIETLIVPRARDLGSFEVMRALPAPKRQMVGPFIFFDQAGPAEFLTGQGVDVRPHPHIGLGTVTYLYQGDFHHRDSIGSDQVILPGEVNWMIAGKGVTHSERTSEDGRKGPHSLFGIQTWIALPESHEDMDPAFEHHEKSALPELADGGVQARLILGRAYGETAPVKMYSETFYLDVVLAPGARFPLPDDHEDRGIYVTEGSILISGQEFPAGRMMVFRPGDRITVAGGESGARIMTLGGETLNGPRYIWWNFVASSRDRIEHAKEEWRAANWGQGQFRLPWGDDREYIPLP; this is encoded by the coding sequence ATGAGCTGGAATCCCGCACTTGAACCTGGTTGCCCCGACGAGGTGTCTCTGGACAGCATCGAAACGCTGATCGTTCCCCGCGCGCGAGATCTTGGCAGCTTCGAGGTCATGCGAGCATTGCCCGCGCCCAAGCGGCAGATGGTCGGGCCCTTCATCTTCTTCGATCAGGCCGGACCGGCAGAATTCCTGACGGGGCAGGGGGTCGATGTCCGTCCGCATCCCCATATCGGGCTTGGGACGGTGACCTATCTCTACCAGGGCGATTTCCACCATCGCGACAGTATTGGCTCGGATCAGGTCATTCTTCCGGGCGAGGTGAACTGGATGATCGCGGGCAAGGGTGTGACCCATTCGGAACGCACCAGCGAGGACGGAAGAAAGGGGCCCCATTCGCTGTTCGGCATCCAGACCTGGATCGCCCTGCCGGAAAGCCATGAGGATATGGACCCCGCCTTCGAGCATCACGAAAAATCGGCATTGCCCGAGCTTGCCGATGGCGGCGTTCAGGCGCGACTGATCCTGGGACGGGCCTATGGCGAGACGGCGCCCGTGAAGATGTATTCCGAGACGTTCTATCTGGACGTGGTTCTTGCGCCCGGCGCGCGGTTCCCGCTGCCTGACGATCATGAGGATCGCGGCATCTATGTCACTGAAGGGTCGATCCTGATCTCGGGTCAGGAATTCCCGGCGGGGCGAATGATGGTCTTTCGTCCCGGCGACCGGATCACCGTGGCGGGCGGGGAAAGCGGCGCACGGATCATGACGCTGGGCGGCGAGACGCTGAACGGGCCACGCTATATCTGGTGGAACTTCGTCGCATCGTCGCGTGACCGGATCGAGCACGCCAAGGAGGAATGGCGGGCCGCAAACTGGGGGCAGGGGCAGTTTCGGCTGCCATGGGGGGATGATCGCGAATACATACCCCTGCCGTGA